In one Ornithinimicrobium pratense genomic region, the following are encoded:
- the glgX gene encoding glycogen debranching protein GlgX, translated as MPPLSRPRRSTDRPPPLGLTRTEAGPELAVLARHATSVEVEIFGPDGAHAVTVPLTRNAYGIWWDSVPQLTPGTRYGLRVHGPWAPDQGHRHNPAKLLLDPYAGAVEGEVSWVPEVYGHRVDRHRGGGHLAGDPVVRDERDSAPYVPRSVVVDHDGFDWAGDILPRVPWTDTVIYEAHVRGLTMRHPDVPPELRGTYAGLAHPAVVEHLVQLGVTTVELLPVHAFTSEPALVRRGLSNYWGYNTLGFFAPHARYAAAQDPQGVVDEVKGAVRALHAAGLEVILDVVYNHTAEQGSGEGPTLSWRGLDNHSYYRLDARGRDVDVTGCGNTVDLREPMVARMVLDSLRHWVERYHVDGFRFDLAPALARGRDDAYDRDHPFHVALQTDPVLSRVKLIAEPWDVGVHGWRTGQFPGPMAEWNDRYRDGVRSFWLSDVGRALNGAPGQGIRDLATRLAGSADLFSHDDRGPTASINYAASHDGFTLADLTAYEQRHNYANGEDNRDGHGDNRSFNHGVEGSSTDPVVLTSRERSVRNLLATVLLSTGVPMLLGGDELGRTQEGNNNAYCQDNPITWVDWQLEPWQRELLADARTLTALRRELAVLRPPEFPLHQAVPGRTRLRWYDEHGQQVNEQGWQDPRRRTVVAVYDSLHQDFDGLGGSDATGTPPQVVALVLHAGPDRIGVTLPVLERVLDWTVRWSSERPVSEDGKEGQAPDPQQPLREGQTRSTGATSFTVLVGRVDPATPGR; from the coding sequence ATGCCACCCCTGAGCCGTCCGCGCCGCAGCACGGACCGTCCCCCTCCCTTGGGGCTGACCCGCACCGAGGCGGGACCCGAGCTTGCGGTGCTGGCCCGGCACGCAACGTCGGTGGAGGTGGAGATCTTCGGCCCCGACGGTGCGCACGCCGTGACGGTCCCGCTGACCCGCAACGCCTACGGCATCTGGTGGGACAGCGTGCCGCAGCTGACCCCAGGGACCCGCTACGGGCTGCGGGTGCACGGTCCGTGGGCACCGGATCAGGGCCACCGGCACAATCCGGCCAAGCTCCTCCTGGACCCCTACGCCGGTGCGGTCGAGGGCGAGGTCAGCTGGGTCCCGGAGGTCTACGGCCACCGGGTCGACCGCCACCGCGGAGGGGGTCACCTCGCCGGCGACCCGGTCGTGCGCGACGAGCGCGACTCGGCGCCCTACGTGCCGCGTTCGGTGGTCGTTGACCATGACGGCTTCGACTGGGCCGGGGACATCCTGCCCCGCGTGCCCTGGACCGACACGGTGATCTACGAGGCGCACGTGCGGGGCCTGACGATGCGTCACCCCGACGTGCCGCCCGAGCTGCGCGGCACCTACGCCGGGCTGGCCCACCCGGCGGTGGTAGAGCACCTGGTGCAGCTGGGGGTGACCACCGTCGAGCTGCTGCCGGTGCACGCCTTCACCTCCGAGCCGGCCCTGGTCCGGCGAGGGCTGAGCAACTACTGGGGATACAACACGCTCGGCTTCTTCGCCCCCCACGCTCGGTATGCGGCGGCGCAGGACCCCCAAGGCGTCGTGGACGAGGTGAAGGGCGCGGTGCGTGCCCTGCACGCCGCCGGGCTGGAGGTCATCCTCGACGTCGTCTACAACCACACAGCTGAGCAGGGCAGCGGGGAGGGACCCACGCTGTCCTGGCGCGGCCTGGACAACCACAGCTACTACCGGCTGGATGCCCGGGGCCGCGACGTCGACGTGACCGGCTGCGGCAACACCGTGGACCTGCGCGAGCCGATGGTGGCGCGCATGGTGCTGGACTCGTTGCGCCATTGGGTGGAGCGCTACCACGTCGACGGCTTCCGGTTCGACCTCGCGCCCGCCCTGGCCCGGGGCCGGGACGACGCCTACGACCGCGACCACCCCTTCCACGTCGCCCTGCAGACCGACCCGGTCCTCTCGCGGGTCAAGCTCATCGCCGAGCCGTGGGACGTCGGCGTCCACGGCTGGCGCACGGGCCAGTTCCCCGGGCCCATGGCCGAGTGGAACGACCGCTACCGCGACGGCGTGCGCAGCTTCTGGCTCTCGGACGTCGGTCGGGCGCTGAACGGGGCGCCGGGGCAGGGCATCCGCGACCTGGCCACCCGGCTGGCGGGCTCGGCGGACCTGTTCAGCCATGACGACCGCGGCCCGACGGCCTCGATCAACTACGCCGCCAGCCACGACGGCTTCACTCTCGCCGACCTCACTGCCTACGAGCAGCGGCACAACTACGCCAACGGCGAGGACAACCGGGACGGGCACGGCGACAACCGGTCCTTCAACCACGGCGTCGAGGGATCGAGCACCGACCCTGTGGTTCTGACCTCCCGCGAACGCTCCGTGCGCAACCTGCTGGCGACGGTCCTGCTCTCCACCGGCGTCCCCATGCTGCTGGGCGGTGATGAGCTCGGCCGCACCCAGGAGGGCAACAACAATGCCTACTGCCAGGACAACCCCATCACCTGGGTGGACTGGCAGCTGGAGCCGTGGCAGCGGGAGCTCCTGGCCGACGCCCGCACCCTGACCGCGCTACGCCGCGAGCTGGCCGTGCTGCGCCCGCCCGAGTTCCCGCTCCACCAGGCCGTGCCCGGACGGACCCGGCTGCGCTGGTATGACGAGCACGGTCAGCAGGTGAACGAGCAGGGTTGGCAGGACCCCAGGCGCCGCACGGTCGTCGCCGTCTACGACTCCCTCCACCAGGACTTCGACGGCCTGGGCGGCAGCGACGCCACCGGCACCCCGCCCCAGGTGGTTGCGCTGGTGCTGCACGCCGGGCCGGACCGCATCGGGGTGACCCTGCCGGTCCTCGAGCGAGTGCTCGACTGGACCGTGCGCTGGAGCAGCGAGCGCCCGGTCAGCGAGGACGGCAAGGAGGGGCAGGCCCCCGACCCGCAGCAGCCGCTCAGGGAAGGGCAGACCCGCTCCACCGGGGCCACCTCTTTCACGGTCCTGGTGGGCCGGGTCGACCCCGCTACGCCGGGACGCTGA
- a CDS encoding enoyl-CoA hydratase/isomerase family protein: MSRTVQTASEFVRVEVDSGIATIRIDRPKMNPLSIEVQDALAEAARIVTADDEVAAVVIYGGEKVFAAGADIKEMQTMGYTDMVQRASIIQDCFTQVARIPKPVIAAIEGYALGAGNELAMCADFRVAAADAKLGQPEILLGVIPGAGGTQRLARLVGVSKAKDLVYTGRMIDAAEAQEIGLVDKVAEPGEAYATAVEMAQRYVHGPAFALRAAKETIDRGLDGDLATGLAIEAMQFAGVFATQDREIGMTSFVKEGPGKATFEGR, from the coding sequence GTGAGCCGGACGGTTCAGACGGCCAGCGAGTTCGTCCGGGTCGAGGTCGACTCTGGCATCGCCACGATCCGCATCGACCGGCCCAAGATGAACCCGCTGTCGATCGAGGTGCAGGACGCCCTGGCGGAGGCCGCCCGAATCGTCACGGCCGACGACGAGGTTGCGGCAGTGGTGATCTACGGGGGGGAGAAGGTCTTCGCCGCCGGGGCGGACATCAAGGAGATGCAGACGATGGGCTACACCGACATGGTGCAGCGCGCGAGCATCATCCAAGACTGCTTCACGCAGGTCGCCCGGATCCCCAAGCCGGTCATCGCCGCCATCGAGGGCTACGCCCTGGGCGCCGGCAACGAGCTGGCCATGTGCGCCGACTTCCGGGTCGCTGCCGCTGATGCCAAGCTCGGGCAGCCGGAGATCCTGCTGGGCGTCATCCCCGGCGCCGGCGGCACCCAGCGGCTGGCCCGCCTGGTCGGGGTCAGTAAGGCCAAGGACCTCGTCTACACCGGTCGGATGATCGATGCCGCCGAGGCCCAGGAGATCGGTCTGGTGGACAAGGTCGCCGAGCCCGGCGAGGCGTACGCGACCGCGGTGGAGATGGCCCAGCGCTACGTGCACGGGCCGGCCTTCGCCCTCCGCGCCGCCAAGGAGACCATCGACCGCGGCCTCGACGGGGACCTCGCGACCGGCCTGGCGATCGAGGCGATGCAGTTTGCCGGCGTCTTCGCCACCCAGGACCGCGAGATCGGGATGACCTCCTTCGTCAAGGAGGGCCCGGGCAAGGCGACCTTCGAAGGTCGCTGA
- a CDS encoding PadR family transcriptional regulator gives MNTEQWPSEWLRGVLGVCVLRILLDGPSYGYAITQRLAEAGLGTVKGGTLYPLLGRLEEAGHVEVDWRPGEGGPGRKFYALTEQGRAEAGEQSARWVDFTTTTRSLTDEALAQTTGRN, from the coding sequence ATGAACACGGAACAGTGGCCGAGCGAGTGGCTGCGCGGAGTGCTCGGGGTGTGCGTGCTGCGCATCCTGCTCGACGGGCCCAGCTACGGCTACGCGATCACCCAACGCCTGGCTGAGGCTGGCCTGGGCACCGTCAAGGGGGGCACCCTCTACCCGCTGCTCGGCCGTCTTGAGGAGGCAGGGCACGTCGAGGTGGACTGGCGACCCGGCGAAGGCGGCCCCGGCCGCAAGTTCTACGCCCTGACCGAGCAGGGACGTGCAGAGGCCGGCGAGCAGTCCGCTCGCTGGGTCGACTTCACCACCACCACGCGCAGCCTGACCGACGAGGCCCTGGCGCAGACGACGGGGAGGAACTGA
- a CDS encoding electron transfer flavoprotein subunit beta/FixA family protein, translating to MNIVVCVKYVPDAQADRTFKTDHTTDRETVDGLLSELDEYAVEEALKIVQAGEGEITVLTMGPDDAVAAVKKGLQMGADKGVHVNDVAIAGSDAVATSLVLAKAIEKIGVEGGGVDLVLTGLGSTDGAMSVLPAMLAERLGMPQVTWASELAVEGGMARITRHNEAVTETVEANLPAVVSVTDQINDPRYPSFKGIMAAKKKPVEEWSLADLGVDPSEVGLGASWTSVVSAEARPPRQAGELVTDEGDGGAKLVEFLASRRFA from the coding sequence GTGAACATCGTCGTGTGTGTGAAGTACGTGCCGGATGCCCAGGCCGATCGCACCTTCAAGACCGACCACACCACCGACCGCGAGACGGTGGACGGCCTGCTCTCCGAGCTGGACGAGTATGCCGTGGAGGAGGCCCTGAAGATCGTGCAGGCCGGTGAGGGGGAGATCACCGTGCTGACGATGGGCCCGGACGACGCCGTCGCAGCGGTCAAGAAGGGTCTGCAGATGGGCGCCGACAAGGGCGTGCACGTCAACGACGTGGCGATCGCCGGCTCTGACGCTGTGGCGACCTCGCTGGTGCTGGCCAAGGCCATCGAGAAGATCGGAGTTGAGGGCGGTGGTGTCGATCTCGTTCTCACTGGTCTGGGCTCCACCGACGGCGCGATGTCGGTCCTCCCGGCGATGCTCGCCGAGCGTCTGGGCATGCCGCAGGTCACCTGGGCCTCCGAGCTGGCCGTCGAGGGCGGCATGGCGCGGATCACCCGCCACAACGAGGCCGTCACCGAGACGGTGGAGGCCAACCTGCCGGCCGTGGTCTCGGTCACCGACCAGATCAACGACCCCCGCTACCCCTCGTTCAAGGGGATCATGGCGGCCAAGAAGAAGCCGGTGGAGGAGTGGAGCCTGGCCGACCTGGGCGTGGATCCCTCCGAGGTGGGACTGGGTGCCTCCTGGACCAGCGTGGTCAGCGCGGAGGCGCGACCGCCGCGCCAGGCCGGCGAGCTCGTCACCGACGAGGGCGACGGCGGAGCCAAGCTCGTCGAGTTCCTCGCCTCCCGGCGTTTCGCCTGA
- a CDS encoding electron transfer flavoprotein subunit alpha/FixB family protein: protein MSDVLVLVDHVEGQVRKATFEMLTAAARLGEPVAVWVGAGGDAAAEELGRYGATSLLVADDPGLTDYLVAPLAELLADLVAQRSPAAVLVASTNDGKEIAGRLALKTSSGLITDAVDVQPGDGGVRTTQSVFAGNYTVVSQVATGSPVIAVKPNSIPAQETGGSAPAVERVSVQVSEAAKAARITGRTAKEQSGRPALTEAAIVVSGGRGTGGDFGPVEAFADSLGAAVGASRAAVDAGWYPHSHQIGQTGVQVSPQLYVAAGISGAIQHRAGMQTSKTIVAVNKDAEAPIFELVDYGIVGDLFTVLPQATDAVNQRKG from the coding sequence ATGAGTGATGTGCTGGTGCTGGTCGACCACGTCGAGGGGCAGGTGCGCAAGGCGACCTTCGAGATGCTCACCGCGGCCGCCCGCCTGGGTGAGCCGGTTGCGGTGTGGGTCGGGGCCGGCGGGGACGCCGCGGCCGAGGAGCTGGGCCGTTATGGCGCGACGAGCCTGCTGGTCGCCGACGACCCCGGGCTCACCGACTACCTGGTGGCGCCCCTGGCCGAGCTGCTGGCTGACCTGGTCGCCCAGCGCTCCCCGGCCGCGGTCCTCGTCGCGTCCACCAACGACGGCAAGGAGATCGCGGGCCGGCTGGCCCTGAAGACCTCTTCCGGTCTGATCACCGACGCCGTGGATGTCCAGCCCGGCGACGGTGGGGTGCGCACCACCCAGTCGGTGTTCGCCGGCAACTACACCGTGGTCTCCCAGGTCGCCACGGGGAGCCCGGTGATCGCGGTCAAGCCCAACAGCATCCCCGCGCAGGAGACCGGCGGGTCGGCCCCGGCGGTCGAGCGGGTCTCGGTGCAGGTCTCCGAGGCGGCCAAGGCGGCCCGGATCACCGGCCGCACCGCCAAGGAGCAGAGCGGTCGCCCGGCACTGACCGAGGCCGCGATCGTGGTCTCCGGTGGGCGCGGCACCGGGGGCGACTTCGGCCCGGTGGAGGCCTTCGCCGACAGTCTGGGCGCGGCCGTGGGCGCCTCGCGCGCCGCGGTCGACGCGGGCTGGTACCCCCACTCCCACCAAATCGGCCAGACCGGTGTCCAGGTCTCACCCCAGCTGTACGTTGCCGCCGGCATCTCCGGGGCGATCCAGCACCGGGCCGGCATGCAGACCTCCAAGACGATCGTGGCCGTCAACAAGGACGCCGAGGCCCCGATCTTCGAGCTGGTCGACTACGGCATCGTCGGTGACCTGTTCACCGTCCTGCCCCAGGCCACGGACGCGGTCAACCAGCGCAAGGGCTGA
- a CDS encoding cysteine desulfurase family protein: protein MSTTTYLDHAATTSVLPEVVEVVARVMGQVGNASSTHGPGRHARSTVEESREDIAEALGVHPTEVVFTSGGTESDNIAVTGSFLARRAADPDRTRVVTTGLEHHAVLDSVEHLVAGHGARVTWVEPTSEGVITPQALQAALEEGEGPADVAVVSVMWANNEIGTVQDIPALAEVCRAVGVPLHTDAVQALGQVELPLAGLGSGSAPDLVALTGHKIGGPVGVGLLLAARGQKPEPALRGGGQERGLRPGTLPVASIAGLATAVRYAVEHRAEHATRVAALRDSIIEGALGLDPSIVVSGPWASGDTTRRLPGNAHLQVPGADSDALLYLLDTAGIACSAGSACTAGVTRPSHVLLACGIPEDRARGALRLSLGRTSTEDDVARLLAALPDALQRARLARAAS, encoded by the coding sequence GTGAGCACGACCACCTATCTTGACCACGCCGCCACGACCTCGGTGCTCCCCGAGGTCGTGGAGGTCGTGGCCCGCGTCATGGGCCAGGTCGGCAACGCCTCGTCCACCCACGGCCCCGGTCGCCACGCGCGCAGCACGGTCGAGGAGTCCCGGGAGGACATCGCCGAGGCCCTCGGTGTCCACCCCACGGAGGTGGTTTTCACCTCCGGCGGGACCGAGTCGGACAACATCGCCGTCACCGGCTCGTTCCTGGCGCGGCGCGCCGCCGACCCCGACCGCACGCGCGTGGTCACCACCGGCCTGGAGCACCACGCCGTCCTCGACTCCGTGGAGCACCTCGTTGCCGGTCACGGCGCCCGCGTGACCTGGGTGGAGCCGACCTCCGAGGGCGTCATCACCCCTCAGGCCCTGCAGGCCGCGCTCGAGGAGGGCGAGGGCCCGGCCGATGTCGCCGTCGTCTCGGTGATGTGGGCCAACAACGAGATCGGCACGGTCCAGGACATCCCCGCCCTGGCCGAGGTATGCCGTGCCGTCGGCGTACCCCTGCACACCGACGCGGTCCAGGCACTCGGGCAGGTCGAGTTGCCCCTCGCCGGTCTCGGCAGCGGCAGCGCCCCCGACCTGGTGGCCCTGACGGGGCACAAGATCGGTGGCCCGGTCGGCGTCGGCCTGCTCCTCGCCGCCCGAGGACAGAAGCCCGAGCCCGCCCTGCGTGGCGGCGGCCAGGAGCGCGGCCTGCGCCCGGGGACCCTCCCCGTCGCCTCGATCGCCGGGCTCGCCACCGCCGTCCGGTATGCCGTGGAGCACCGCGCCGAGCACGCCACCCGGGTGGCCGCCCTGCGGGACAGCATCATCGAGGGCGCCCTCGGACTGGACCCGAGCATCGTGGTGAGCGGGCCGTGGGCGTCGGGCGACACGACCCGCCGCCTGCCCGGCAACGCCCACCTGCAGGTCCCCGGAGCCGACAGCGACGCCCTGCTCTACCTGCTCGACACCGCTGGCATCGCCTGCTCGGCCGGGTCCGCCTGCACCGCCGGCGTCACCCGCCCCAGCCACGTGCTGCTCGCCTGCGGCATCCCCGAGGACCGGGCGCGTGGGGCGTTGCGGCTCTCGCTGGGACGCACCTCCACCGAGGACGACGTCGCCCGCCTGCTCGCGGCCTTGCCGGACGCTCTCCAGCGGGCCCGCCTGGCCAGGGCGGCCTCCTGA
- the mnmA gene encoding tRNA 2-thiouridine(34) synthase MnmA — MRVVAAMSGGVDSAVAAARMLDAGHEVVGVHLALAQSAATLRESARGCCTIEDAGDARRVADRLGIPFYVWDMAERFKADVVDDFAAEYAAGRTPNPCLRCNEKIKFSALLDKALALGFDAVATGHYAQVVEVPDPAGRQGVRRELHRAVDMAKDQSYVLGVLTDGQLARAFFPLGDTTKPQIRLEARERGFAVAKKPDSHDICFIADGDTRGWLGARLGQRPGPIVDHEGQVLGEHGGAHGYTVGQRRGLGLKVPPADGSKRYVVATDTRSNTVVVGPEELLGVDVIEGDHLRWCGPAPTGEVRVGAQIRAHGQEHPATARVDGEHRLTVHLDERIRGVAPGQSVVLYDGTRVVGSSTISGSGRRA; from the coding sequence ATGCGCGTCGTCGCCGCCATGAGCGGGGGCGTGGACTCCGCGGTCGCCGCGGCCCGCATGCTCGACGCCGGCCACGAGGTCGTGGGGGTGCACCTCGCCCTGGCCCAGTCGGCGGCAACCCTGCGCGAGAGCGCCCGCGGCTGCTGCACCATCGAGGACGCCGGCGACGCCCGGCGCGTCGCGGACCGGCTCGGCATCCCGTTCTACGTCTGGGACATGGCCGAGCGGTTCAAGGCCGACGTCGTCGACGACTTCGCCGCGGAGTACGCCGCCGGCCGCACCCCCAACCCCTGCCTGCGCTGCAACGAGAAGATCAAGTTCTCCGCGCTGCTGGACAAGGCGCTGGCGCTGGGCTTCGACGCGGTGGCGACCGGCCACTACGCCCAGGTGGTCGAGGTGCCGGACCCCGCCGGGCGGCAGGGAGTGCGCCGGGAGCTGCACCGGGCAGTGGACATGGCCAAGGACCAGTCCTACGTGCTCGGCGTGCTCACCGATGGGCAGCTGGCGCGCGCCTTCTTCCCGCTCGGCGACACCACCAAACCGCAGATCCGGCTGGAGGCCCGCGAGCGGGGCTTCGCCGTGGCCAAGAAGCCGGACTCCCACGACATCTGCTTCATCGCCGACGGCGACACGCGCGGCTGGCTCGGCGCCCGACTCGGGCAGCGCCCCGGCCCGATCGTCGACCACGAGGGCCAGGTCCTCGGCGAGCACGGGGGCGCCCACGGTTACACGGTGGGGCAGCGCCGTGGGCTGGGGCTCAAGGTGCCCCCGGCCGACGGCTCCAAGAGATACGTGGTGGCCACCGACACCCGCTCCAACACCGTGGTGGTGGGGCCGGAGGAGCTGCTCGGCGTCGACGTCATCGAGGGCGACCACCTGCGCTGGTGCGGCCCTGCGCCGACGGGCGAGGTCCGGGTCGGCGCCCAGATCCGGGCGCACGGCCAGGAGCACCCCGCCACCGCCCGGGTCGACGGGGAGCATCGGCTCACCGTGCACCTGGACGAGCGCATCCGCGGCGTCGCCCCCGGCCAGTCGGTGGTGCTCTACGACGGCACCCGCGTGGTGGGGTCCTCGACCATCAGTGGCAGCGGGCGCAGGGCGTGA
- a CDS encoding methionine synthase — protein MSGPPGAAVLTGVVATGVGSWPGQDVREALRVLRGELASGQAPDGVVALPYLAELPARGPGADMIGRTAQLLVDLPVDLQPQGWRLVDRPGRDVERALSLWRQDLDELAETFDGYAGPLKVQVVGPWTMAAALWKPLGDKVLSDSGATRDLTESLAEGVAAHVADVRRLIPGAQVVLQVDEPSLSAVFAGRIRSESGYRTLRTPEREEAQTALGRVLDQPAAADRGAHCCADDPPVDVLVGAGARFLALDLARLDGRRWEQVAVAHEAGVRLWAGMDLDAAEAAEPLRRVWSELGLPVRDLGEVGVIPPCGLAGVTPDGARTATRRAVELAARLAETARS, from the coding sequence GTGAGTGGGCCGCCGGGGGCAGCTGTCCTGACCGGGGTGGTGGCCACGGGCGTCGGCTCCTGGCCCGGCCAGGACGTGCGCGAGGCGCTGCGGGTGCTGCGCGGGGAGCTGGCCTCCGGTCAGGCCCCGGATGGTGTCGTCGCGCTGCCCTACCTGGCCGAGCTGCCTGCCCGGGGCCCGGGCGCGGACATGATCGGCCGCACCGCCCAGTTGCTGGTCGACCTTCCCGTCGACCTGCAACCGCAGGGCTGGCGCCTCGTCGACCGCCCCGGTCGCGACGTGGAGCGCGCGCTGTCGCTGTGGCGCCAGGATCTTGACGAGCTCGCCGAAACCTTCGACGGGTATGCCGGTCCGCTCAAGGTGCAGGTGGTCGGCCCGTGGACGATGGCGGCCGCGCTGTGGAAGCCGCTGGGGGACAAGGTGCTCAGCGACTCGGGGGCCACCCGGGACCTGACCGAGTCCCTCGCCGAGGGCGTGGCGGCCCACGTGGCCGATGTCCGTCGACTCATCCCGGGGGCTCAGGTGGTCCTGCAGGTGGACGAGCCCTCGCTCAGCGCGGTGTTCGCCGGCCGGATCCGGTCCGAGAGCGGTTACCGGACCCTGCGCACGCCTGAGCGGGAGGAGGCGCAGACGGCTCTGGGTCGGGTGCTGGACCAGCCCGCCGCCGCAGACCGGGGCGCCCACTGCTGCGCCGACGACCCACCTGTGGACGTGCTGGTCGGGGCTGGGGCGCGCTTCCTCGCCCTCGACCTGGCCCGCCTGGACGGGCGCCGGTGGGAGCAGGTTGCCGTCGCCCACGAGGCGGGCGTCCGGCTCTGGGCCGGGATGGACCTCGACGCCGCCGAGGCTGCCGAGCCGCTGCGCCGGGTCTGGTCCGAGCTGGGCCTGCCCGTGCGCGACCTGGGCGAGGTAGGCGTCATCCCCCCGTGCGGGCTGGCGGGGGTGACTCCGGACGGTGCGCGCACAGCGACCCGGCGGGCCGTGGAGCTCGCGGCCCGACTGGCCGAGACGGCGCGGTCCTGA
- the ligA gene encoding NAD-dependent DNA ligase LigA: MVSVSEQSPTETEAPPRPDGEEIPEPARHRWVELVEEIRQHQFAYYVKDAPTVSDAEFDALLRELQALEEEHPGLRAPDSPTQVVGGTFSTEFTAVDHLERMLSLDNAFSLEELDAWAERVERDAGGAEVHYLCELKIDGLAVNLLYEDGRLVRALTRGDGRTGEDVTLNVRTIEGVPLQLRAPEQQKAEGVAEEAAVVEGGAEEVEPVPVPGLVEVRGEVYLPVSVFEEINAALVEAGKAPYANPRNTAAGSLRQKDPRITAQRGLRMLVHGIGAREGFEITRQSQAYELLAAWGLPVSGRATVLSSLAEVRDYATYYGEHRHDVEHELDGVVVKVDEVAVQRRLGSTSRAPRWAIAYKYPPEEVTTKLLDIRVDVGRTGRVTPWGLMEPVLVAGSTVERATLHNQHEVERKGVLIGDTVVLRKAGDVIPEILGPVVDLRDGSEQAFVMPTYCPSCGTELAPAKEGDKDIRCPNARSCPAQLRERLYSLASRGAFDIEALGGEGVNALLEAGVLTNEATLFSLTAEDVRRVPLYTRTAKRTDPEGAVVDGRVLSANGQKLVDNLEQAKRQPLWRVLVALSIRHVGPTAARALATEFASMDAIRSASVEQLAATEGVGGVIAESVKEWFAVDWHTEIVDRWAADGVRMADERDESVGRTLEGLTVVVTGSLEGFSRDESKEAIITRGGKAAGSVSKKTDYVVVGANAGSKADKAEELGVPILDEAQFVRLLATGQPDEV, encoded by the coding sequence ATGGTCAGCGTGAGCGAGCAGAGCCCCACGGAGACCGAGGCACCCCCCCGCCCTGACGGTGAGGAGATCCCGGAGCCGGCACGGCACCGATGGGTCGAGCTGGTCGAGGAGATCCGCCAGCACCAGTTCGCCTACTACGTCAAGGACGCGCCGACGGTCAGCGACGCAGAGTTCGATGCCCTGCTGCGCGAGCTGCAGGCGCTGGAGGAGGAGCACCCGGGGCTGCGGGCGCCGGACAGCCCGACGCAGGTGGTGGGGGGAACCTTCTCCACCGAGTTCACGGCGGTCGACCACCTGGAGCGGATGCTCAGCCTCGACAACGCCTTCAGTCTGGAGGAGCTGGACGCCTGGGCCGAGCGGGTCGAGCGGGACGCCGGGGGCGCCGAGGTGCACTACCTGTGTGAGCTGAAGATCGACGGTCTTGCTGTCAACCTGCTGTATGAGGACGGGCGGCTGGTCCGGGCTCTCACTCGGGGTGACGGGCGGACGGGGGAGGACGTCACGCTCAACGTGCGCACCATCGAGGGCGTGCCCCTCCAGCTGCGGGCGCCGGAGCAGCAGAAAGCTGAGGGGGTGGCCGAGGAGGCCGCCGTGGTCGAGGGCGGGGCAGAGGAGGTGGAGCCGGTGCCGGTGCCAGGGCTGGTCGAGGTGCGCGGCGAGGTCTACCTGCCGGTGAGCGTCTTCGAGGAGATCAACGCCGCGCTGGTCGAGGCGGGCAAGGCCCCTTACGCCAACCCGCGCAACACCGCCGCCGGCTCGCTGCGGCAGAAGGATCCCCGCATCACCGCCCAGCGCGGCCTGCGGATGCTCGTGCACGGCATCGGCGCCCGGGAGGGCTTTGAGATCACCCGCCAGTCGCAGGCCTACGAGCTGCTGGCCGCCTGGGGACTCCCGGTCTCCGGCCGGGCCACGGTGCTCTCGTCCCTGGCGGAGGTCCGGGACTACGCCACCTACTACGGCGAGCACCGGCACGACGTGGAGCACGAGCTGGACGGGGTCGTGGTCAAGGTGGATGAGGTCGCCGTCCAACGCCGGCTCGGCTCCACCTCCCGCGCCCCACGCTGGGCGATCGCCTACAAGTACCCGCCCGAGGAGGTCACCACCAAACTGCTGGACATCCGGGTCGACGTCGGCCGCACCGGCCGGGTCACGCCCTGGGGCCTGATGGAGCCGGTGCTGGTGGCCGGCTCGACCGTGGAGCGGGCCACCTTGCACAACCAGCACGAGGTCGAGCGCAAGGGCGTCCTCATCGGCGACACCGTGGTGCTGCGCAAGGCCGGTGACGTCATCCCCGAGATCCTCGGCCCGGTGGTGGACCTGCGCGACGGCTCCGAGCAAGCCTTCGTCATGCCCACCTACTGCCCCTCGTGCGGCACCGAGCTGGCACCTGCGAAGGAGGGGGACAAGGACATCCGCTGCCCCAACGCCCGGTCCTGCCCGGCGCAGCTGCGCGAGCGGCTCTACTCCCTGGCCTCCCGCGGCGCCTTCGACATTGAGGCGTTGGGCGGGGAGGGGGTCAACGCACTCCTGGAGGCCGGCGTGCTGACCAACGAGGCCACCCTTTTCTCGCTCACCGCCGAGGATGTGCGGCGCGTGCCCCTCTACACCCGGACGGCCAAGCGGACCGATCCCGAGGGCGCCGTCGTGGACGGCCGCGTGCTTTCCGCCAACGGCCAGAAGCTGGTCGACAACCTGGAGCAGGCTAAGCGTCAGCCGCTGTGGCGGGTGCTGGTGGCGCTGTCGATCCGGCACGTCGGCCCGACCGCGGCGCGCGCTCTGGCCACCGAGTTCGCCTCGATGGACGCCATCCGCTCAGCGTCGGTGGAGCAGCTGGCGGCCACCGAGGGCGTGGGCGGGGTGATCGCCGAGTCGGTCAAGGAGTGGTTCGCGGTCGACTGGCACACCGAGATCGTGGACCGATGGGCTGCCGACGGTGTCCGCATGGCCGACGAGCGCGACGAGTCCGTGGGGCGGACCCTGGAGGGCCTGACCGTCGTGGTCACCGGGTCCCTGGAGGGCTTCTCTCGCGACGAGTCCAAGGAGGCGATCATCACCCGCGGCGGCAAGGCTGCCGGATCGGTGAGCAAGAAGACCGACTACGTCGTCGTGGGCGCCAACGCCGGGTCCAAGGCCGACAAGGCCGAGGAGCTGGGCGTGCCGATCCTGGACGAGGCGCAGTTCGTCCGGCTGCTGGCGACCGGTCAGCCCGACGAGGTCTGA